One segment of Coffea arabica cultivar ET-39 chromosome 7c, Coffea Arabica ET-39 HiFi, whole genome shotgun sequence DNA contains the following:
- the LOC113699341 gene encoding basic endochitinase-like has product MRFWAVVLCSFLSLVGVFAQDLSSIITKPLFEQMLKHRNDANCPAHGFYTYEAFIAAARSNGAFGTTGDITARKREIAAFLAQTSHETTGGWATAPDGPYAWGYCFKQEQGNPPDYCVANQQWPCAPGKKYYGRGPIQISYNYNYGPAGRAIGSDLLNNPDLVATDPTISFKTAFWFWMTPQSPKPSCHDVMTGRWTPSQADNAAGRRPGYGVVTNIINGGIECGKGSNPQMNDRIGFYKRYCDILGVSYGDNLDCASQRPFGS; this is encoded by the exons atgaggtTCTGGGCAGTGGTTTTGTGCTCTTTTCTGTCCCTTGTAGGGGTCTTTGCACAAGATCTCAGTTCTATTATAACAAAACCCCTTTTCGAGCAAATGCTGAAGCATCGAAATGATGCAAACTGTCCTGCTCACGGTTTCTACACCTACGAAGCTTTCATAGCTGCTGCCAGGTCAAATGGGGCTTTTGGAACAACTGGTGATATCACTGCTCGTAAAAGAGAAATAGCGGCCTTCTTGGCTCAAACTTCTCATGAAACAACAG GCGGATGGGCAACTGCCCCAGACGGTCCTTATGCATGGGGATATTGCTTCAAGCAAGAACAAGGTAATCCTCCAGATTATTGTGTCGCCAACCAACAGTGGCCCTGTGCTCCTGGGAAAAAATACTACGGCCGAGGACCAATTCAAATCTCCTA CAACTACAACTATGGTCCAGCAGGGAGAGCCATAGGATCCGATCTCCTAAACAACCCAGATTTAGTCGCAACTGACCCAACCATTTCTTTCAAGACTGCATTTTGGTTTTGGATGACGCCCCAGTCCCCAAAGCCTTCCTGCCACGACGTGATGACCGGCAGATGGACACCGTCCCAAGCTGATAATGCGGCTGGTCGCCGCCCAGGATACGGTGTCGTTACCAACATCATCAATGGTGGAATTGAATGCGGAAAAGGCTCCAACCCACAGATGAACGACAGAATTGGTTTCTATAAGAGATACTGCGACATACTGGGAGTGAGCTATGGCGACAATTTGGACTGCGCCAGCCAAAGGCCTTTCGGCTCCTAA